Proteins found in one Haloferax litoreum genomic segment:
- a CDS encoding dihydrofolate reductase family protein, translated as MAHVVVHSAVSLDGRIEGFPADIGTFYELAATWNADVHLVGSETLLADEEAPPADDPASLAPFEVQDEDCPLLVVPDSRGQIRNWRGLLESPFWSRGIALVSASTPDEYRTYLERVGIEAIEAGDDRVDLSAALTSLESTHGIETVLVDSGGTLSGVLLRAGLVNEVSVLVHPRLVGGESARPFLRGPEPGPTLAEEGVELHRKAVELLDDGLVWLRYDTE; from the coding sequence ATGGCCCACGTCGTCGTCCACAGCGCCGTCAGTCTCGACGGCCGAATCGAAGGTTTCCCCGCGGACATCGGGACGTTCTACGAACTCGCCGCGACGTGGAACGCCGACGTTCACCTCGTCGGCAGTGAGACACTCCTCGCCGACGAAGAGGCACCACCCGCCGACGACCCAGCATCGCTCGCGCCGTTCGAGGTCCAAGACGAGGACTGTCCACTGCTCGTCGTCCCCGACAGTCGCGGCCAAATCCGCAACTGGCGTGGTCTCCTCGAAAGTCCGTTCTGGAGTCGCGGCATCGCGCTCGTCTCCGCGTCCACGCCCGACGAGTACCGCACGTACCTCGAACGAGTCGGTATCGAGGCTATCGAAGCGGGTGACGACCGAGTCGACCTCTCTGCCGCCTTGACTTCACTCGAATCGACGCACGGCATCGAGACAGTCCTCGTCGATAGCGGTGGGACACTCTCCGGCGTCCTCCTCCGTGCCGGCCTCGTGAACGAGGTGAGCGTCCTCGTCCACCCGCGACTCGTCGGTGGCGAGTCTGCACGGCCCTTCCTGCGTGGTCCTGAACCCGGCCCGACACTCGCCGAGGAGGGTGTCGAACTTCACCGAAAAGCGGTCGAGTTACTCGACGATGGCCTCGTCTGGCTCCGATACGACACCGAGTGA
- a CDS encoding RNA-guided endonuclease InsQ/TnpB family protein — MEHIIRTVIVKLDVPDERCDDLHQTKNQFLHCANTTAEWAWRYPNDYCVTSKQKAEKALYEQLRSETELTANLVQKGIRRAIEASKSGVARLKKGENTSQPHFDAWSVVYDKRSATFYRDHVSLSTVNGRVECNYVLPDDPDGTPIGEYLLNEDFEFRMSTLQYDQSTESFYLHARMRRPVRELPMKTSDSKHRTVLGVDVNVDGTLAVTSTGSFIGNANKMNHRRREFETTRGSMQRTGTRSAHLSIQSMKYRERRWMKDELHRVSCEIVSEARGHGCTHIAFENLTDIRTRMAGTKKFHAWAFRRLFEYVEYKAEMLGIAVEQVDPAYTSQRCSKCGFTHKSNRPSKHAFVCRKCGYQSNADYNASKNIARKLMKTLHSEQKSPGGGAPCQCALTSGTLNLHGDFSAYSL, encoded by the coding sequence GTGGAGCACATAATTCGCACTGTAATAGTCAAACTTGACGTACCTGACGAGCGGTGCGACGACCTCCATCAGACCAAAAATCAGTTCCTCCACTGTGCAAACACTACCGCAGAGTGGGCATGGAGGTACCCAAACGACTACTGTGTGACCTCAAAACAGAAAGCCGAGAAAGCCCTCTACGAGCAACTTCGTAGTGAGACAGAGTTGACCGCGAACCTCGTACAGAAAGGGATTCGCCGTGCTATCGAGGCCAGCAAAAGTGGTGTCGCCCGACTCAAGAAAGGTGAGAACACAAGTCAACCACACTTCGACGCGTGGAGCGTCGTCTACGACAAGCGAAGTGCGACGTTCTACCGTGACCATGTTTCGCTCTCAACGGTGAATGGTCGCGTTGAGTGTAATTATGTTCTTCCTGACGACCCGGATGGGACTCCGATTGGCGAGTACCTGCTAAACGAGGACTTCGAGTTCCGTATGTCCACACTGCAGTACGACCAATCAACAGAATCGTTCTACCTCCACGCACGAATGCGTCGCCCCGTTCGTGAGCTACCTATGAAAACCTCCGATAGCAAGCACAGAACAGTCCTTGGTGTCGATGTAAATGTAGACGGCACACTTGCCGTAACCTCAACGGGTTCGTTCATCGGGAATGCCAACAAAATGAATCATCGTCGTCGTGAGTTTGAGACGACCCGCGGGTCGATGCAACGGACGGGGACGCGGTCTGCACACCTTTCGATTCAGTCGATGAAGTACCGTGAGCGTCGATGGATGAAAGACGAACTACATCGCGTGTCTTGCGAAATTGTTTCCGAAGCTCGTGGTCACGGTTGTACACACATTGCGTTTGAGAACCTGACAGATATTCGCACTCGGATGGCTGGTACAAAGAAATTTCACGCTTGGGCGTTCAGGCGATTGTTCGAGTACGTCGAATACAAGGCCGAGATGTTGGGGATTGCGGTTGAGCAGGTGGACCCAGCGTACACGAGCCAACGGTGTTCGAAGTGTGGGTTCACGCACAAATCGAACCGTCCGTCGAAGCACGCATTTGTGTGTCGGAAGTGCGGGTACCAATCGAACGCAGATTATAATGCGAGCAAGAACATCGCTCGTAAACTCATGAAGACACTCCATTCGGAGCAGAAGTCTCCGGGTGGAGGCGCACCCTGTCAGTGTGCGCTGACGTCAGGGACGTTGAATCTACATGGCGACTTCAGTGCCTACTCCCTCTGA
- a CDS encoding AAA family ATPase — translation MDIDQASETCSQVLDAISGAVIAERSFLETVLTGVLARGHVLLEDVPGTGKTLTARSVATALGLSFSRVQFTPDLLPADVTGTNIYDERDRSFEFSPGPIFANVVLADEINRAPPKTQAALLEAMEEGQVTVDGETHQLPKPFFVIATQNPVEQEGTFTLPEAQVDRFVVKSAIGYPDLDGEIELLRRRAGREEQSPSIERVLDRESVVAIRRAPEQVRVDDDLLGYMAELTRETRTDRRVRVGVSPRGTQRLFEASRARAVIEGRAYVTPDDVKRVAQSVLAHRLVLTPDARVEDVQKADVVAEVLDRVTVPTID, via the coding sequence ATGGACATCGACCAGGCGAGCGAAACGTGTTCGCAGGTTCTCGACGCCATCTCCGGGGCCGTCATCGCCGAACGGTCGTTCCTCGAAACCGTTCTCACGGGCGTCCTCGCCCGTGGCCACGTCCTCCTCGAAGACGTTCCGGGGACGGGAAAGACCCTCACCGCCCGGAGTGTGGCGACCGCACTCGGCCTCTCGTTTTCGCGCGTGCAGTTTACGCCGGACCTCCTCCCGGCCGACGTGACCGGGACGAACATCTACGACGAACGCGACCGGTCCTTCGAGTTCTCACCCGGACCCATCTTCGCGAACGTCGTCCTCGCCGACGAAATCAACCGCGCACCACCGAAGACGCAGGCGGCCCTCCTCGAAGCGATGGAGGAAGGACAGGTGACCGTCGACGGCGAGACGCACCAACTCCCGAAACCGTTCTTCGTCATCGCCACGCAGAACCCCGTCGAACAGGAGGGGACGTTCACGCTCCCAGAAGCACAGGTGGACCGCTTCGTCGTGAAGTCGGCTATCGGTTACCCTGACCTCGACGGTGAAATCGAACTCCTCCGCCGACGCGCAGGCCGTGAGGAACAAAGCCCGAGCATCGAACGCGTCCTCGACCGGGAGTCCGTGGTCGCTATCCGCCGGGCGCCCGAGCAGGTTCGCGTCGACGACGACCTGTTGGGCTACATGGCCGAACTCACCCGCGAGACACGGACCGACCGGCGCGTCCGCGTCGGCGTCTCACCCCGTGGGACGCAACGGCTGTTCGAAGCCTCGCGTGCCCGTGCCGTCATCGAAGGACGGGCGTACGTCACGCCCGACGACGTGAAGCGCGTCGCACAGTCCGTCCTCGCACATCGCCTCGTCCTCACGCCGGACGCTCGCGTCGAAGACGTGCAGAAGGCAGACGTGGTTGCTGAGGTTCTCGACCGAGTGACGGTGCCGACGATAGACTGA
- a CDS encoding DUF7519 family protein: MVPVSEITRLPTRTGTAIALSAAGLATLALAFTTTVAALAGLVGTVLLAAGLTRGSRRFLDTAGSVFFLALLAAGVSGSGLEALLLGGVASILAWDTAENALSVGGHLGRETDTTRLEVVHAATTLLVLTVGVAIVYVLGSVASGGQPVAAVVLLLVGVIALVAAVRR, from the coding sequence GTGGTCCCAGTGAGCGAAATCACCCGCCTGCCGACAAGGACTGGAACGGCAATTGCGCTCTCGGCCGCCGGACTCGCCACGCTTGCGCTCGCGTTCACGACGACGGTCGCGGCCCTCGCTGGTCTCGTCGGGACTGTCCTCCTCGCGGCTGGATTGACGCGTGGGTCTCGCCGGTTCCTCGACACAGCAGGGAGCGTGTTCTTCCTCGCACTCCTCGCTGCGGGTGTCTCCGGTTCGGGCCTCGAAGCACTCCTCCTCGGGGGTGTCGCGTCGATTCTCGCGTGGGACACCGCAGAGAACGCCCTCTCTGTGGGGGGACACCTCGGCCGAGAGACGGACACAACCCGCCTCGAAGTCGTCCATGCGGCGACGACGCTGCTCGTTCTCACCGTCGGCGTCGCTATCGTCTACGTACTCGGGTCGGTTGCGTCGGGCGGACAACCTGTTGCGGCCGTCGTGTTGCTCCTCGTCGGTGTCATCGCACTCGTGGCCGCCGTCAGACGCTGA
- a CDS encoding DUF58 domain-containing protein, which translates to MTRGFDTERWSGLEGLVLVAAAAGVLTREPAPLLLAGLGVVLLGYVRIASIPAVTLDVERELSDSTPDPDEEVEVTLSVTNEGTRTLFDLRIVDGVPPALAVVDGPARLGTALRPGATATATYTVTAIRGEHTWDETVVVARDPSGAVERRETVLAETTMRCEPELAATADLPLRGLTSKYAGRVETDVPGSGLEFASIREYRHGDPIRRIDWNRRARTGELATVQFREERAAAVVLVVDTRSEAHVAPDADAETAVERSVDAASIAFSALLDSGDRVGVAAFGPRECWLAPSSGVDHRARARRLFATHPAFAPTPPDEAFFPSIAVRRLRRRLSSDAQVIFCTPLTDDYAVSVARRLEAYGHAVTVVSPDPTTTGTVGARLARLERDLRLRDLRRAGIRVVDWGAEPLAVALARAESGWVQ; encoded by the coding sequence ATGACTCGCGGATTCGACACCGAGCGCTGGAGTGGCCTCGAAGGCCTCGTCCTCGTCGCCGCGGCGGCGGGTGTCCTCACGCGTGAACCCGCACCGCTCTTGCTCGCCGGACTCGGCGTCGTCCTCCTCGGATACGTCCGCATCGCTTCGATTCCAGCGGTCACGCTCGACGTCGAGCGTGAACTCTCCGACTCGACGCCCGACCCGGACGAGGAAGTCGAAGTCACGCTCAGCGTCACCAACGAAGGGACTCGGACGCTCTTCGACCTCCGAATCGTCGATGGCGTCCCGCCGGCCCTGGCCGTCGTGGATGGACCTGCTCGTCTCGGAACGGCACTCCGTCCCGGCGCGACTGCGACGGCAACGTACACCGTCACGGCGATTCGCGGCGAGCACACGTGGGACGAAACGGTCGTCGTCGCGCGCGACCCGAGCGGTGCCGTCGAACGCCGCGAGACGGTACTCGCGGAGACGACGATGCGCTGTGAACCCGAGTTGGCGGCGACGGCCGACCTTCCGCTTCGCGGCCTCACGTCGAAGTACGCGGGTCGCGTCGAAACCGACGTCCCGGGGTCGGGCTTGGAGTTCGCGTCCATCCGTGAGTACCGACACGGCGACCCGATTCGACGAATCGACTGGAACCGCCGCGCTCGAACGGGCGAACTCGCGACGGTCCAGTTCCGTGAGGAACGCGCCGCGGCAGTCGTCCTCGTCGTCGACACGCGGTCGGAAGCACACGTCGCCCCCGATGCAGACGCCGAGACAGCGGTCGAACGAAGTGTCGATGCGGCGAGCATCGCCTTCTCGGCGCTCCTCGACAGCGGTGACCGAGTCGGTGTGGCGGCGTTCGGCCCGAGAGAGTGTTGGCTCGCCCCGTCGTCGGGAGTCGACCACCGCGCCCGCGCCCGCCGACTCTTTGCGACCCATCCCGCATTCGCACCGACACCGCCCGACGAGGCGTTCTTCCCCTCTATCGCAGTCCGACGATTGCGCCGACGTCTCTCCAGTGACGCGCAGGTCATCTTCTGTACGCCGCTCACCGACGACTACGCCGTCTCCGTCGCCCGACGACTGGAAGCGTACGGACACGCGGTCACCGTCGTCTCGCCCGACCCGACGACGACGGGGACTGTCGGCGCTCGTCTCGCCCGCCTCGAACGCGACTTGCGTCTCCGCGACTTGCGACGTGCCGGTATCCGCGTCGTCGACTGGGGTGCAGAACCGCTCGCGGTGGCGCTCGCGCGGGCAGAATCGGGGTGGGTACAATGA
- a CDS encoding DUF7269 family protein: MTKRRSLALLVGVVATVGGLAIVAGISLGIELTDVFLGVVAALATIQGLRYIQRRRGTQIRTTTTGDPEVRVEVPVPGTDFDSELLAATTRQGRWGARDRLTDRLEQRAVRALVLRDGRTPEGASALVDTGGWTDDVVAARFLGADVPVPFSYRLRLLLSGQSRLVARVERTIAAIEDIGRDSRRETAGRDIARSSEGDGDRIGARR, from the coding sequence GTGACGAAGAGACGGTCTCTCGCGCTTCTCGTCGGCGTCGTCGCCACTGTTGGGGGCCTCGCTATCGTCGCCGGCATCTCACTTGGTATCGAACTCACAGACGTGTTTCTCGGAGTGGTCGCCGCGCTGGCGACGATTCAAGGATTGCGGTACATCCAACGTCGGCGTGGGACACAAATCCGGACGACGACGACGGGCGACCCCGAAGTTCGCGTCGAAGTCCCCGTCCCCGGTACTGACTTCGACAGCGAACTCCTGGCGGCCACGACGCGTCAGGGCCGGTGGGGTGCTCGTGACCGACTCACCGACAGACTCGAACAGCGAGCGGTGCGCGCACTCGTCCTCCGTGACGGCCGAACCCCAGAGGGTGCATCGGCACTCGTCGACACGGGAGGGTGGACCGACGACGTGGTCGCTGCCCGATTCTTGGGAGCGGACGTCCCCGTTCCGTTCAGCTATCGACTTCGACTCCTCCTGTCGGGCCAGTCGCGGTTGGTCGCCCGAGTCGAACGGACGATTGCTGCGATAGAGGATATCGGGCGCGATTCGAGAAGAGAAACTGCCGGACGCGACATCGCGCGGTCCTCTGAAGGTGACGGCGATAGAATCGGAGCACGCCGATGA
- a CDS encoding DUF4129 domain-containing protein — protein MDRSAYGALALALLAVVALAVAAATIDSTVVTDGGPSGFGAGNDGGGGVGESQDTGFQPLSGDSEGISIPTPCLPWLLSPWVLALVAAVFLLLGGYAYWETRSLLPPVAIVFALGPPVVLLFGFLTACSQEFSFSRQAAAAAGNISLFAPGGGGQLGESAGGAQNISPPTAVFTLLLVVALAVALFMLVTGTGDSPDEGDDEADATPDEVPNVAAVGRAAGAAAERIESGESGVENEVFRAWAEMTDHLNVPNRQSSTPAEFAAVAVEAGMAREDVTQLTTLFEEVRYGGADATTAREQRAIDALRRIESTYAPTDGSGPTRDSRHERDSRQEDEP, from the coding sequence GTGGACCGCTCTGCGTACGGTGCGCTCGCACTCGCCCTCCTCGCCGTCGTCGCCCTCGCCGTCGCCGCGGCAACCATCGACTCGACTGTCGTAACAGACGGTGGTCCCTCGGGATTCGGTGCTGGCAACGACGGCGGTGGTGGCGTTGGTGAGTCACAGGACACGGGATTCCAACCACTTTCGGGCGATAGCGAAGGAATCAGTATCCCGACTCCGTGTCTTCCGTGGCTTCTCTCACCGTGGGTGCTCGCCCTCGTCGCCGCCGTCTTTCTCCTTCTCGGTGGGTACGCCTACTGGGAGACTCGTTCGCTCCTTCCCCCAGTCGCAATCGTCTTCGCGTTGGGGCCACCCGTCGTTCTCCTGTTCGGGTTTCTGACCGCGTGCAGTCAGGAGTTCTCGTTTTCGAGACAGGCCGCTGCCGCCGCAGGGAACATCTCGCTGTTCGCCCCCGGTGGCGGTGGGCAACTCGGCGAGAGTGCGGGCGGAGCCCAGAACATCTCGCCCCCGACGGCAGTGTTCACTCTCTTGCTCGTCGTCGCCCTCGCCGTTGCCCTCTTCATGCTCGTGACAGGGACGGGTGACTCACCAGACGAAGGCGACGACGAAGCGGACGCGACACCCGACGAAGTCCCGAACGTCGCGGCCGTCGGGAGGGCCGCCGGTGCTGCTGCCGAGCGGATCGAATCCGGTGAGAGCGGCGTCGAAAACGAAGTGTTCCGCGCGTGGGCGGAGATGACCGACCACCTCAACGTACCCAACCGACAGTCTTCGACGCCGGCGGAGTTCGCCGCGGTCGCCGTCGAAGCGGGCATGGCGCGGGAGGACGTGACGCAACTGACGACGCTCTTCGAGGAAGTTCGGTACGGCGGGGCCGATGCGACGACGGCGCGCGAGCAACGTGCAATCGACGCGCTTCGTCGCATCGAATCGACCTATGCACCCACCGACGGGTCTGGACCAACGCGAGATTCGAGACACGAGAGAGATTCGAGACAGGAGGACGAACCGTGA
- a CDS encoding orc1/cdc6 family replication initiation protein, which produces MRRFERKQNVFVNKDALGESYKPERIEERDDEISEYMDALQPVVDGWEPNNIFLYGNTGVGKTAVTEFLLEMLLEDVSQYDDVDLSVISINCKTLNSSYQVAVELVNELRPSGAEISSTGYPQQTVFKKLFQELDDVGGTILIVLDEVDSIGDRDELLYELPRARSNGKLEDAKVGLIGISNDFKFHDQLDPRVQDTLCERELHFPPYQAPELQNILESRAEVAIAADSCEEGVLNLCAALAARDSGSARQALDLLRLAGEHAENKDDDRITLDHVDIARQKLEQERVVEGMRELTENGHFALLAVVSKAAHDETPCRMRDLYQEYLRLCNSAGIDPLAQRSVHNHLSDLRMLGILSAEENRTGSRGNYYSYALDVPFSSAMEALSDVLSLDSVLDEIRKTARQAEAV; this is translated from the coding sequence ATGCGCCGGTTCGAACGAAAACAAAACGTCTTCGTCAACAAGGACGCTCTCGGTGAGTCCTACAAACCCGAGCGCATCGAAGAACGCGACGACGAGATTTCGGAGTACATGGACGCCCTCCAACCCGTCGTCGACGGGTGGGAACCGAACAACATCTTCCTCTACGGGAACACCGGTGTCGGAAAGACAGCAGTGACCGAGTTCCTCCTCGAGATGCTCCTCGAAGACGTCTCACAGTACGACGACGTAGATTTGAGTGTCATCTCCATCAACTGCAAGACGCTCAACTCCTCGTATCAGGTCGCAGTCGAACTCGTCAACGAACTCCGACCGTCGGGCGCGGAGATAAGTTCGACCGGCTATCCCCAACAGACCGTCTTCAAGAAACTCTTTCAGGAGTTAGACGACGTTGGTGGGACCATCCTCATCGTCCTCGACGAAGTCGACTCTATCGGTGACCGCGACGAATTGCTCTACGAACTCCCTCGCGCGCGCTCGAACGGCAAACTCGAAGACGCGAAAGTCGGCCTCATCGGCATCTCGAACGACTTCAAGTTCCACGACCAACTCGACCCGCGCGTGCAGGATACCCTCTGCGAGCGTGAACTGCACTTCCCGCCATATCAGGCCCCGGAACTCCAGAACATCCTCGAATCACGCGCCGAGGTAGCCATCGCCGCAGACTCGTGTGAAGAAGGAGTTCTCAACCTCTGTGCCGCACTCGCCGCCCGCGACAGCGGAAGCGCGCGGCAGGCCCTCGACTTGCTCAGACTGGCGGGTGAACACGCGGAGAACAAAGACGACGACCGAATCACGCTCGACCACGTCGACATCGCCCGGCAAAAACTCGAACAGGAACGCGTCGTCGAAGGGATGCGCGAACTCACCGAGAACGGTCACTTCGCACTCCTCGCAGTCGTCTCGAAAGCGGCGCACGACGAGACGCCCTGCCGAATGCGTGACCTCTACCAAGAGTACCTCCGCCTGTGCAACTCCGCCGGCATCGACCCACTCGCCCAGCGGTCGGTCCACAACCACCTCTCTGACCTCAGGATGCTCGGCATCCTCTCGGCCGAAGAGAACCGAACCGGGTCGCGGGGGAACTACTACAGTTACGCCCTCGACGTTCCCTTCTCCAGCGCGATGGAAGCGCTCTCGGACGTGTTGTCGCTCGACTCGGTGTTAGACGAGATTCGAAAGACGGCGCGGCAGGCGGAAGCAGTCTAA
- a CDS encoding class I SAM-dependent methyltransferase: protein MDRNAVRHAWDAVSDAYARNRDPTGSDAALLSEFVADLPDDPVVLDVGCGDGARTLANLPAGSIGLDFSRRGLDLATTTVPDAQLVMADMLQIPLRNDSVDGLTAYHAVFHVPRESHSAVYREFARVLKPDGCVLMTLPGGRFETVRRGWMGGEMFFSSPGRAQTLQQLREAGFDRLETRMANDPLGTSSEFVFARLAKGV, encoded by the coding sequence ATGGACCGAAACGCCGTGCGACACGCGTGGGATGCCGTCTCCGATGCGTACGCCCGAAACAGAGACCCCACCGGGTCCGACGCCGCTCTCCTCTCGGAGTTCGTCGCCGACCTCCCAGACGACCCAGTCGTCCTCGACGTTGGATGCGGAGACGGTGCACGGACGCTCGCAAACCTCCCTGCCGGAAGCATCGGCCTCGACTTCTCTCGACGCGGACTCGACTTGGCCACGACCACAGTCCCCGACGCGCAGTTGGTCATGGCCGACATGCTTCAGATACCACTCCGTAACGACTCGGTCGACGGTCTCACTGCCTACCACGCCGTGTTCCACGTGCCCCGGGAGTCGCACTCGGCCGTCTACCGCGAGTTCGCACGGGTCTTGAAACCCGATGGGTGCGTGCTGATGACACTTCCCGGCGGTCGGTTCGAAACCGTTCGTCGTGGATGGATGGGTGGAGAGATGTTCTTCTCGTCGCCCGGGCGGGCACAGACGCTCCAGCAACTTCGAGAAGCGGGGTTCGACCGGTTGGAGACGCGGATGGCGAACGACCCACTCGGAACGAGTAGCGAGTTCGTGTTTGCGCGACTGGCCAAGGGCGTCTAA
- a CDS encoding DUF7268 family protein — MSTAPEYPPDERPPLTERATVRLHLVGTALAVGVGVAVVALVGSALFGDVTAAVDTTFALGSLVFGFGLLGWSGAVALGRGIEAMQDHLDTRTGWTEPDARRAMTRILGFGLGVMVGTMLVGSVVFGSVF, encoded by the coding sequence ATGTCTACAGCACCCGAGTACCCGCCGGACGAACGCCCGCCGCTTACCGAACGGGCTACCGTTCGGCTTCACCTCGTCGGAACGGCACTCGCCGTCGGCGTGGGAGTCGCAGTCGTCGCGCTGGTCGGGTCTGCTCTCTTTGGTGACGTGACCGCCGCCGTCGACACGACGTTCGCCCTCGGGTCCCTCGTCTTCGGATTCGGCCTCCTCGGCTGGTCGGGTGCGGTCGCACTCGGCCGGGGCATCGAGGCCATGCAGGACCACCTCGACACACGAACGGGGTGGACCGAGCCAGACGCCCGTCGCGCGATGACTCGTATTCTCGGGTTCGGACTCGGCGTCATGGTCGGGACGATGCTCGTCGGGTCGGTCGTCTTCGGGTCGGTCTTCTGA
- a CDS encoding ABC transporter permease, giving the protein MSTDTKTTTKTTVDANQRSLIDRFTASPFVSRLLSNRLALAGIAIIVAMVLIAIYARLFVDLDVITQSQLGTNPNRAAPSLEFPFGTDGQARDLVPRVAYGAWYAMLFGTVTVAASTTLGVSLGIIAAYYSDVTDNVIMRTMDVLLAFPSLLLALALVAIFPDDLGLWRAVAALTLVYTPRFARVVRGAALTVLENEYIDATVALGAADPRVLARHVLPNCLAPITVQSTLNFGLAIIDLAALSFLGFGAEAGTPSWGLMLSNGVSQGLLTGVWWWSFFPGFFLALTVLGFNLLGDGMRDALDPRMREAVD; this is encoded by the coding sequence ATGAGCACTGACACGAAAACCACGACAAAGACGACGGTGGACGCCAACCAGCGCAGTCTCATCGACCGCTTCACAGCGTCACCGTTCGTCTCCCGACTGCTCTCGAACCGCCTGGCGCTGGCCGGGATTGCCATCATCGTCGCGATGGTGCTCATCGCAATCTACGCCAGATTGTTCGTCGACCTCGACGTCATCACCCAGTCGCAACTGGGGACGAACCCGAACCGTGCCGCACCGAGTCTCGAATTCCCCTTCGGGACCGACGGGCAGGCGCGTGACCTCGTGCCGCGCGTCGCCTACGGTGCGTGGTACGCGATGCTCTTCGGGACGGTGACCGTCGCGGCGTCGACGACGCTCGGCGTCTCACTCGGCATCATCGCGGCGTACTACAGCGACGTGACCGACAACGTCATCATGCGGACAATGGACGTACTGCTCGCGTTCCCATCGCTCCTGTTGGCGCTCGCACTCGTCGCTATCTTCCCCGACGACCTTGGTCTGTGGCGCGCGGTTGCGGCACTCACCTTGGTCTACACGCCGCGGTTCGCCCGCGTCGTCCGCGGAGCGGCGTTGACCGTCCTCGAAAACGAGTACATCGACGCGACAGTCGCCCTCGGGGCGGCCGACCCGCGTGTGCTCGCTCGACACGTCCTGCCGAACTGTCTCGCACCCATCACGGTGCAGAGTACGCTCAACTTCGGTCTCGCTATCATCGACCTCGCGGCACTCTCGTTCCTCGGGTTCGGTGCCGAGGCCGGGACGCCCTCGTGGGGGCTGATGCTCTCGAACGGTGTGAGCCAAGGCCTCCTCACCGGAGTCTGGTGGTGGTCGTTCTTCCCCGGATTCTTCCTCGCACTCACCGTGCTGGGGTTCAACCTCCTCGGTGACGGGATGCGCGACGCACTGGACCCACGGATGCGCGAAGCGGTCGACTAA
- a CDS encoding ABC transporter permease: MISTRFVLKRLLLLVPVLVGVASLVFAILHLSPGDPALTIAGERASEEFVQQVRESLGLNDPIWVQYGRFLFDAAQFEFGESFIIQRNTPVSEVLTNKLPVTLELAIYGQLIGISLGIPLGILSAVKQDSFTDHTTRIGALAGISVPIFWSGPLLILLFAQVLGWLPTSGRISVLYNVEAIRVTGLVTVDTLLAGEWEMFVSAARHMILPATVIGIYSMALISRMMRSSMLEVIRQDYMRTARAKGQGAKITVLKHGFRNAMIPVITVIGIQFGGLLGGAVLTETVFAIGGIGTLLVEAIKVGDYPIVQGTVLTFAFLFTLVNLGVDITYSILDPRIEQ, encoded by the coding sequence ATGATTTCGACACGATTCGTACTCAAGCGGCTGCTGTTGCTCGTCCCGGTGTTGGTGGGAGTGGCGTCGCTCGTCTTCGCCATTCTGCACCTCTCGCCGGGCGACCCGGCACTGACCATCGCCGGCGAGCGGGCCAGCGAGGAGTTCGTCCAGCAGGTCAGAGAGAGTCTCGGACTGAACGACCCGATATGGGTCCAGTACGGCCGGTTCCTCTTCGACGCGGCACAATTCGAGTTCGGCGAGTCCTTCATCATCCAGCGGAACACGCCGGTCAGTGAAGTTCTCACGAACAAACTGCCTGTCACGCTGGAACTCGCCATCTACGGGCAACTCATCGGCATCTCGCTCGGCATCCCGCTCGGGATTTTGAGCGCCGTCAAGCAAGACAGTTTCACGGACCACACGACCCGTATCGGCGCACTCGCCGGTATCAGCGTGCCCATCTTCTGGAGCGGCCCGCTCCTCATCCTGCTGTTCGCGCAGGTGCTCGGATGGCTCCCGACGAGCGGCCGGATTTCGGTCCTCTACAACGTCGAAGCGATTCGCGTGACGGGTCTCGTCACCGTCGACACGTTGCTGGCGGGCGAGTGGGAGATGTTCGTCTCTGCTGCGCGGCACATGATTCTCCCGGCGACGGTCATCGGCATCTACTCGATGGCGCTCATCTCGCGGATGATGCGCTCGTCGATGCTGGAGGTCATTCGCCAGGACTACATGCGGACCGCACGGGCGAAGGGCCAAGGCGCGAAGATTACGGTCCTGAAACACGGCTTCCGCAACGCAATGATTCCCGTCATCACGGTCATCGGCATCCAGTTCGGTGGCCTGCTCGGCGGCGCAGTGCTGACGGAGACGGTGTTCGCTATCGGCGGCATCGGGACGCTCCTGGTCGAGGCCATCAAGGTCGGCGACTACCCCATCGTGCAGGGAACCGTCCTGACGTTCGCGTTCCTGTTCACGCTGGTTAACCTCGGCGTCGACATCACCTACTCCATCCTCGACCCACGCATCGAACAATGA